From Afipia carboxidovorans OM5, one genomic window encodes:
- a CDS encoding MFS transporter, which yields MDSQIATTTSGYRKATLRIVPFLFVCYFFAFLDRVNVGFAKLHMLSDLQLSEAVYGLGAGIFFIGYFIFEVPSNLILHRVGARLWIARIMVTWGIISAAMAFITSPTMFYILRFLLGVAEAGFFPGIILYLTYWYPAERRGRIISLFMAAIPVSGLIGSPISGIILDMSHGTHGLAGWQWLFIIEALPSCILGVILFFFLTDRPAQARWLTAPEINRIEADLAAEAKQHDSHSVGAAMTDWRVWLLSLVYFGIQMGVYGIGFWLPTIVKSSGFTSDTVVGFVTAIPYLAATIFMIIMGRSADATGKRRLHVALPAVLGVLGLVGSGIFASNVYIAVTCLTLATMGCITALALFWSLPSAFLGGFAAAGGIAMINSVGNLAGFLSPYMVGLIKDATHSTSPALYVIAAAVLIAALLATRVPRIVDR from the coding sequence ATGGATAGTCAGATAGCGACCACGACCAGCGGATACCGCAAAGCCACGCTACGCATCGTTCCTTTCTTATTCGTATGTTACTTTTTTGCGTTTCTCGATCGCGTCAATGTCGGATTTGCAAAGCTTCATATGCTCTCCGACCTGCAGCTCAGCGAAGCTGTTTACGGACTTGGGGCCGGCATATTCTTCATCGGCTATTTCATCTTCGAAGTCCCGAGTAACCTGATCCTCCATCGCGTCGGCGCGCGACTGTGGATCGCGCGGATCATGGTGACGTGGGGCATCATCTCGGCGGCGATGGCCTTCATCACATCGCCCACGATGTTTTACATCCTGCGCTTTCTGCTCGGTGTGGCCGAAGCCGGGTTCTTTCCGGGCATCATTCTCTACCTGACCTACTGGTATCCGGCAGAGCGGCGTGGCCGCATCATCTCGCTGTTCATGGCCGCCATTCCGGTGTCCGGTCTGATCGGGAGCCCGATCTCCGGCATAATCCTCGACATGTCGCACGGCACGCACGGCCTTGCCGGATGGCAATGGCTGTTCATCATCGAAGCCCTGCCCTCATGCATTCTTGGCGTGATCCTGTTTTTCTTCCTGACGGATCGGCCGGCACAGGCCCGTTGGCTGACGGCGCCTGAGATCAACCGCATCGAGGCCGACCTTGCTGCCGAAGCCAAGCAGCATGACTCCCACTCGGTGGGAGCCGCGATGACGGACTGGCGGGTGTGGCTGCTGTCGCTCGTCTATTTCGGCATCCAGATGGGGGTCTACGGCATAGGCTTCTGGCTTCCGACCATCGTCAAAAGCTCGGGCTTCACGTCCGACACCGTCGTCGGCTTCGTGACGGCGATCCCCTATCTCGCTGCGACAATTTTCATGATCATCATGGGGCGCTCGGCAGACGCGACAGGGAAACGGCGCCTCCATGTCGCACTTCCGGCTGTTCTCGGCGTGCTCGGTCTTGTCGGGTCCGGCATCTTCGCAAGCAACGTCTACATCGCAGTGACGTGCCTGACGCTAGCGACGATGGGATGCATCACCGCACTGGCGCTGTTCTGGTCGCTACCGTCTGCCTTCCTCGGCGGATTCGCCGCGGCTGGCGGCATCGCGATGATCAACTCGGTCGGCAACCTCGCCGGCTTCCTCAGCCCCTACATG